The genomic DNA CCACCGCGAGGTTCAGCAGCAGGTATTGCGGGCTGTCGAACGGCCACTGCGCATAGTCGCCGTTACCCGGGTTGACGCGCTCGGCGTAGTCGCGCCCGTCGACGCCGATGCGGATGCGCTCGCGCGTCCATGTCAGGTGATAGATGTGGAACGCATCGCACGCATCGGGCACGGGGATGCGGTCGGTCTTCCCTGTCCCCATCGGCCAGTTGCTGGCGCCCGTGTAGACGCTGCCGAGGATTTCGCCGGGGCGATTGCCCACGTGTTCCATGATGTCGATCTCGCCGTCGGCGGGCCATGCGCCTTTCGTCCCCCGCATCCAGATCGCCGGCCAGCTGCCGCGGCCGCACGGCAGTTTCGCGCGCACCTCGACATAGCCATACGTCCAGCTGGCCTTGCCGCGTGTGAGCAGCCGCGCCGACGTGTAGCGTTGGCCGCCGTAGTCCGGCTGCGTCGGCAGTACCTCGCGCCGCGCCGTGATGACCAGGTGCCCGCCCGTCACGTGGCTGTTCTCGAGCCGCGCCCGCGCGTAGTACTGCAACTCGTTGTTGTGCCAGCCGGCCCGGTTGCGCTCCGTGTCGTAGTCCCAGCGGCCCGGGTCGGGCAGGCCATCGACGTCGAACTCGTCGGCCCACACCAGGCGCCAGCCAGCCGGCGGCGCGGCCAGCGCCGGCAGCGCCAGCGTGGACGCCACCAGGATCGAAAGCAGTCGGCCGGCTGAAGTCATCGATTTTCCTTGTAGATGTCCAGCTCATGGTAACGTTTCCATTTTGACGACGCAACCGC from Pseudoduganella armeniaca includes the following:
- a CDS encoding glycoside hydrolase family 16 protein encodes the protein MTSAGRLLSILVASTLALPALAAPPAGWRLVWADEFDVDGLPDPGRWDYDTERNRAGWHNNELQYYARARLENSHVTGGHLVITARREVLPTQPDYGGQRYTSARLLTRGKASWTYGYVEVRAKLPCGRGSWPAIWMRGTKGAWPADGEIDIMEHVGNRPGEILGSVYTGASNWPMGTGKTDRIPVPDACDAFHIYHLTWTRERIRIGVDGRDYAERVNPGNGDYAQWPFDSPQYLLLNLAVGGDLGGAVLDASLPWRFEIDHVRVYQP